Proteins co-encoded in one Synergistes jonesii genomic window:
- a CDS encoding DUF488 domain-containing protein → MTRELKLLRVYDLGGDVQGYRVLVDRLWPRGLRKEALRLDRWAKEVAPSSELRKWFAHAEERFDAFAAAYRSELEGNPNAEAFTKEMAALLEKEDVLLLYAAKSPACNHAVVLRGWMLEQLGRREE, encoded by the coding sequence ATGACGCGCGAATTGAAACTGCTGCGTGTGTATGACCTCGGGGGCGATGTGCAGGGGTATCGCGTATTGGTAGACCGGCTGTGGCCGCGCGGGCTCCGCAAGGAGGCTCTGCGGCTCGACCGATGGGCTAAGGAGGTAGCGCCTTCCTCGGAGCTTCGTAAATGGTTTGCCCACGCGGAAGAGCGCTTTGACGCTTTCGCGGCCGCTTATCGCTCGGAGTTGGAGGGCAATCCGAACGCGGAAGCCTTTACGAAGGAAATGGCCGCGCTTCTGGAAAAAGAGGACGTCTTGCTCCTGTACGCTGCTAAAAGCCCCGCCTGCAACCACGCGGTAGTCCTGCGCGGCTGGATGCTGGAACAATTGGGCAGAAGAGAAGAATGA